In Siniperca chuatsi isolate FFG_IHB_CAS linkage group LG24, ASM2008510v1, whole genome shotgun sequence, the DNA window AATTAATTCTGTgtaagtgaagagaaaaaaaaacacaattcctGCAGGTGGAGGTTGATAAGTTTCTAATAAGAATCTGAGCTACCAGGACCCCTCTATGTAGTGCCGTCCACGGCTGTTAAGGCATCAGCAGAGGCTGTCTCCAAATTCTGTTTACAGGATTACAAAGTGGCATGTGCACTTTCCTTGCATACACAATCCTACCACATTTCACACGATTTAACAGGAACATCTCATGCAGAGCTAACAGGCAAACCCTGCTGCTGCAAGTGAGTGTCCATGagtgttttgttgctttgtgaTTTAGAAGGCATCATCATGCATTTGATTAGACGTTATTAGTTGTGTGGAGCGTCAAATCGAAGTACGAATCGATTGCACCTATCAGACATCCTGCAAAAGGATTGTAAAGTGCAACCAAATCAAAAGGACAATGACGTCACAGTGAACAAAATGGATATTTTCATGATAATAGAATGCCATATTGTATTACTTTAGGTATTAAGTATTGTCATGACATagtatgctttttttttatgttgctttacaTCAATTTTGTATTCACAATTTCTAAATGTCAGCACCAACTTGTATAATACAGTGCATTATGTTAGAGCTattcaaatattacatttttggcagctgttaataaatgtgtttctggtaatctttgatttttaacattttatttgattcttATGCAAAAACAGTAAATGCTTACAAAGAAGAAGGCAGTCAGTGAAAGAAAACTGAGTAGTCAGTTCACTGAGTCGTCACAAATCCCTCCTAGGTGGCAGTTTCCGAGATTGATATACATGAATGTCCCTTTGTTTGTCATAGTAGACCTCTTCAACTCTGAACCGCTGCTTCAGCATGCTCAAAAAGTTTGTATCTCTCTTGTAGCGGATCTTACAGGCCAGTAACACCACAGTGGTGTCTGAACACAGGTGCTCTAGAGTCTGCAGCAGCGGCACAAAGGTGTCCTCCAGGTAAACAATGTCTGCTCCCAGCACCAGATCAAATCCCCCGGCTGGGTAACGTTCAAGGCCCTCCCCCCAGCTTAGCTCAGACACAACCGCGGATCCCTGGGAGTCTGGGGGCAGGTTTGCCTTCACGTTGGCAGAGAGGAAGTCCAGGGCAGGCTCTCTGTCAGTGATGGTCACTTTGGCACCTAGACAGGTTAGGAATATGACTAACTGATTTTTAAAGGCCAGTActgatatttgtgtgtatatttcttacctttaaaagcatttttttgttgttgccaaCACTATCTTATGGAATTTTACTCTTGTCAGGGTGGGACCCTACACCTCTCTTTTTCCACTCACAAGTCTTATTAATTATATAGTAATGTtactcacccagcagggctgctACAATGCCCACCAGTCCCGTGCCAGCTCCCAGTTCAATTGCCCCCTTCCCCTTTAACTCCACCTTCTCCAGCTCCAGGTACATGCACATGACAATTGCCTGGAAAACAGATGTAATATGCATTTAATCaaataagttgtaataaattacGAACAGTAGTAACGTTGCCACTAACGTCACTTACCGCATCCCACACAACTGCTGCTACCCCAAGCCTTTTCCAGTCCTGGGCAAGACGGAGGTCGTGGTTGGCGAACCGAAACTGTGCCGATGAATTGTGGAGTTTGGAAAGCGCAGGTAACGAATTCTCTACATACGGAACGAGAGCCATGCTGTAAAATATATCGAAACCAGTAGTCATAGTTTACCTAGTGTCCCCATACGCATGCGCAATGCGGTTCTTCTTTGAGGTTTTAAGGCACCTGGCTGATTTGCTGATTCATTACTGCCATCTTGTGGAGTTAAGGTATCACCTTCAGTGtccatttcttcttttaattatttccaTCGTATATGTTTTCTCCAAAATATTACAACAATTTTCTGCCTCATCACTTCGGAACTAGCTActttgtttgtgtacacattGTAGCGCGAGGGACAGAGTCCATTCAGTTATCTCTGGATTGTAAAACGTTCCCAGCGTCCCAACGTTCAATGACCAATTTCAGCCAATTATATAAAAGCTTGGATAAAAGTGACCAATGAGAAAGCCTGGTTTTATAATGGGCGTgtctgcaatgttttttttcaacgGCTGTGTTTTCTCCATAATGGAGGGGGCGGTGCCTGCAGATGAAGCCCACCAGGTCTGTAAAGTTCAAAACATATAGCAGCAATATACTTTTCGTTTATCTGCGTTCCTGcactcaaaataaaatcagaatcagaatcagaaatactaaataaaagcagagaatTTAACTTTTTCTGGAACTaggcaacaaaataaacagagaaaatacatatttgtctATTGTTTAATATGTGCATTACAAAAGCTTAGAACTTGACTTCCCTCAATTTTCCTTTAAACTCCTTTCTCTGGACTTTTCTCCCCTCAGAATTGTAATATTTTCCATAATTGTTTTCAATGTTAAATATAATCTTTAGGTTTTAAAAGTGGCTATTGTATTATGCAGCGATCTCGTTTGAGATCTTTCAATAGAtcatttcaaagtgttttttttcttttttgttgtttaattttttgtcaCCTTTTCACAGTaccactttaatctcagaacaCACATAATTTTGTTTATGTGTCCCTGTAATTATCTTCCTTAGTGCTGTATGCCTGTATAGTATCTGAAAACATGAGAACATTAAGCTGTGTCAACCTAATGTAAAGCAATTTCCCACTtccattttttttacacttataCTGTAAAGTATACAGTGTGCCATTTCTATTATGCAAACAGCATTTCACTAGGAGACGCTGCCTAAAGCATTGGCTTCAAAGGGTTGTGCCATCTGCAAATGCTCAGTTACAATGATTTCTGCATTACATGCAGTTATGATGCATGTTGTGCTAGATACATGAAATGATCAGTGCTCATTCAGAGtactcaaaatgttttgtatctgtTACATACATGTGTTAACTTGACTCCATTAACATTTCAttacacattttactgtatgaCACTATAAACTACATCAAGTGCACAATGAGGACATTTAGTTTGAAAGGCACAGCCGGAAGTTACCTCTGAACTTAATTGCTTCGGTGGATTTGACATCCAAGACGTGTCTTCTGCAAATGCGACGAGATGAAAGCTAACGTTGGCtatctttttaaaattacactCGCTACGTTTCTGCTTCCTTAGTTAACTCTAGAGTCTTTTCCAGTTAGTGAATTTGTACGTTAGTCTGGTAGAAACGCCTTTAATTGTGACAGAGACTTCAACTGCAGTGAAAATGGATTGATCCATGCTGCTGAAGAAGCCAGGAATGGATTGAGCTGCGGAAGCTAGCGTTAGCCGGCTAGCCATGGAGGGAGATAGAGGAGCTCGTGACTTTGTCTTGTTAGCCTTTAATCCGTAAAATGAGTTGATATTAGTTATTCACCGTCCAAAACTATTAAGTCCACGCACGCAGTTCTTCTTAAAGTGCGCCAGTGCTATGTTGCGCATACGCCCTGAATATGTCAGCTGTCCTGCACATACCGCAGATACCCAGTTGGCTGTCATTACATAGATCCCACTCTACTCTAAAGCAagatttttcacttttcagccAAACACACAGGCTAAACGGGTCCCTAATATACTAAACTCAAATTGGATTATTTTAAAGATtgaactgtagtttttatctgAAAGTCAAAGTCAGagagtttcagttttattttggtgtTGCATATTAGTAACTGCCACTTAAAAGATTTAGATTAAATTTTGTAAGTTGCAGACATCCTGCGGCCCAGTGTTGTCAGTTAGACTAGTAGGTGATCCCTCCTCAGTTGTATGGGAAACAGTGCTGGCTGTAGCAGGACTGTTGTAGGTCAACGATGGGAGGTTCGGTGTCTTGCTGCATCTCCCCTGGAGAGAGTCCCAAGATCCACAGGagagaggtggagctggaggagtgtcccatcaccaccactgagGACGTGAGTGAAGACACTGGGACTTACCTGCAGCACATCAGCGACAGGGAGCTCCCCGACGGTGGGTGATGATTAGTTTGACTGGGGACTTTTGTATAAAGGACCCTTATACCATGAATGTTTACAGTTTTCAATGTCTTACCCTGGTGTTGTTCACATCATTTACTGGAATTGGTACCATTTTAAAGAGAATTTGTAATGACTCTTACTCTCATCTCTTATCTACAGTTTAGCACTAAATCAGCAGCAACATAGAACCTTTATGGAGACTCTTGGGACAAACATATTGTGCGTAGATCCATTTTAGTGTGGTGCTATAAATACCGCTTTCCCCCTTCACTTTCATGTTACAGAACTGGCCAACCCATCAGACCACCCCAGAGCCAGCACCCTCTTCCTCAACAAGTCGCAGACAGACGGTCGGTATTTCTCTGTTAAAGACGTCATCATTTGCCTTTTTTACTCGCCTAATCTCactgactttttttcccccctccatTTCAGTGCGtgagaaaaggaaaagcaacTACATGAACCATGTAAGTGACAGGTCTGCATGTGCTTGATGgcagtttttgcagttttttagCATTACAGAGTGATCAATTCAGTCAGTGAGATTGAGAAAGATGCACTCACAAACTGCGAATTGGACCCAGAAATGCCAATAGCCATTATTAAGTGAGGAATGTGCTTTAAATGTGCTGCAATAATCTAAACTGGTATCTCTCCAGTCATGTGCATGTTTCTTAAACGTTTGTGCTACCCCTCCGATTTAAACATTATCATCTCTTCTCTAGCAAATGTCCCCAGGGCTCCTGACAAAAAAGTACAGCTCCTGCTCAACAATATTCATCGACGATAGCACAGTCAGCCAGCCCAACCTCAAGAGCACGATCAAATGGTAAGTGACTTTATCTCCATCTTCTACATATCTTCACaggaatagttttacattttaaattttagtgggAGGGTTTCTTTTAGCAGGCAGTGGGCATGTGACGAGGGAAGCCATTATTCCTTCACTGCTCAAAATATCTTGTTAcactcaaaacatattttcatttaaactaATCTGCTGCAAGCTAATAAGCTAACCTGTGGTAAGCACTGTCTTATAGTGCAAGTGTTAACAAGCTAAATGCACAATTTTCCTGAACTGCAGACAAAACCTCAAGATGTCCTTACCGATCAGTCGGTAAAACTACAGAAATAGGAAGACATGATGTGCAAAGACAGGAGCTCTCGTttgcaaaaagaacaaaatcacATCCAGTGGTTCACTGGTTGTCTGTGTTGATTTCTCTCTGTTCCAGCGTCGCATTGGCCATATACTATCACATAAAAAACAGGTaggaaaagtttgaaatattgtCATAGATTTCACCTCTTGTAGGTGTTATACTGTTTTCCTTATACCCCGTACTTACATATTTAGTTAGGAAACAAACTAAGCGGTTTATATTGGCATCACAACAACATTTTGTTGGTGCTCAGTAGTCATTTAGTTAGTTAGATAGTTaggaaacacacaaatgaaGGAACACCTTGGGATTCTATCAACTTTTAATAGCATCAGAGCAACTTTTTGTTCATGGTCATTAGTTAGTAGATTAGTTAGTTATTTAGGAAATCGAAAACTCTTTAGCCAGTAGTCAGTCAGTCGGTAATTTAGCCTCGAACTTTAATGCTGTCATGTAGCAACTTTTTGCTGATGGCCAGTCATTATGTCAGTTAGTTAGTTGGTTAATTAGTTAGGAAACCGAGTAATGATTCTGGGGTTATTTCAACCTCTTGGCATCACAGCAGTTAGAGCTTACAGAAGCCTTTTAATGaacacaaataatttcactttttgtCAGTGGAGAAAAGTCAGCTAGCTCATCAGGATATAAATCCAGTAGAAACTTAGGTAGTGAATCACTTTGCAAATCAGTGGTAGTTTAGATCAGCTGTGTCGCCTGTA includes these proteins:
- the mettl21a gene encoding protein N-lysine methyltransferase METTL21A → MTTGFDIFYSMALVPYVENSLPALSKLHNSSAQFRFANHDLRLAQDWKRLGVAAVVWDAAIVMCMYLELEKVELKGKGAIELGAGTGLVGIVAALLGAKVTITDREPALDFLSANVKANLPPDSQGSAVVSELSWGEGLERYPAGGFDLVLGADIVYLEDTFVPLLQTLEHLCSDTTVVLLACKIRYKRDTNFLSMLKQRFRVEEVYYDKQRDIHVYQSRKLPPRRDL